A window from Hoeflea sp. IMCC20628 encodes these proteins:
- a CDS encoding sodium-translocating pyrophosphatase gives MNILFAVIACGLLSIVYAIWATKSVMAADQGNARMQEIAGYIREGAQAYLNRQYTAIAIVGVVVVVVTYLLLGGTAAVGFLIGAILSGAAGYIGMHVSVRANVRTAQASSVNLASGLDIAFKAGAITGMLVAGLALLGVAVYYYILTGPMALASDSRQVIDALVALGFGASLISIFARLGGGIFTKGADVGGDLVGKVEAGIPEDDPRNPATIADNVGDNVGDCAGMAADLFETYAVTVVATMVLAAIFFGGMDILGSAMLYPLAICGASIITSIVGTFFVKLGQNGSIMGALYKGLIVTGLLSIVGLGGATSLTIGWGEIAVIDGKSITGSGLFACGVVGLIVTALIVVITEYYTGTNKRPVNSISQASVTGHGTNVIQGLAISLESTALPAIVIVGGIISTYQLAGLFGTGIAVTAMLGIAGMIVALDAFGPVTDNAGGIAEMSGLPPEVRQATDALDAVGNTTKAVTKGYAIGSAGLGALVLFAAYSNDLKFFAAKANAEGSTLYPYFKDMGEISFDLSNPYVVAGLIFGGLIPYLFGGIAMTAVGRAAGSIVEEVRAQFKAKPGIMAGTEKPDYGRAVDILTKAAIKEMIVPSLLPVLAPLFVYFGVLLISGSKASAFAALGASLLGVIVNGLFVAISMTSGGGAWDNAKKSFEDGFVDKDGVKHEKGSDAHKASVTGDTVGDPYKDTAGPAVNPAIKITNIVALLLLAVLAH, from the coding sequence ATGAACATTCTTTTTGCTGTGATCGCCTGTGGATTGCTTTCCATTGTTTACGCCATCTGGGCGACCAAATCGGTGATGGCCGCCGATCAGGGCAATGCACGCATGCAGGAAATCGCAGGCTATATTCGTGAAGGCGCTCAGGCCTACCTGAACCGTCAGTACACTGCCATCGCCATCGTCGGCGTAGTCGTTGTCGTCGTAACCTATCTGTTGCTTGGCGGCACCGCCGCAGTCGGCTTCCTCATCGGCGCCATATTGTCGGGTGCGGCCGGTTACATCGGCATGCACGTTTCGGTACGCGCCAACGTGCGCACGGCACAGGCTTCCTCCGTCAATCTTGCAAGCGGTCTCGACATCGCCTTCAAGGCGGGTGCCATCACCGGCATGCTGGTTGCTGGCCTCGCGCTTCTCGGCGTTGCGGTTTATTACTACATCCTCACCGGCCCGATGGCGCTTGCCTCGGACAGCCGCCAGGTTATCGACGCATTGGTGGCTCTCGGTTTCGGCGCATCGTTGATCTCGATCTTTGCCCGTCTGGGCGGCGGCATCTTCACAAAGGGCGCTGACGTTGGCGGCGATCTCGTCGGCAAGGTTGAAGCCGGTATCCCGGAAGATGATCCTCGCAACCCGGCCACCATCGCTGACAATGTCGGCGACAATGTTGGCGATTGCGCCGGCATGGCCGCCGACCTGTTTGAAACCTATGCGGTGACCGTTGTCGCCACCATGGTTCTGGCAGCGATCTTCTTCGGCGGCATGGATATCCTCGGATCGGCAATGCTCTATCCGCTGGCCATCTGTGGCGCTTCGATCATCACCTCGATCGTCGGCACCTTCTTCGTCAAGCTCGGCCAGAACGGCTCGATCATGGGCGCTCTCTACAAGGGCCTGATCGTCACCGGGCTGCTGTCGATTGTCGGTCTTGGCGGCGCGACGTCGCTGACTATAGGTTGGGGCGAAATCGCTGTGATCGACGGCAAGTCGATCACCGGTTCAGGCTTGTTTGCCTGCGGCGTTGTCGGCCTGATCGTCACCGCGCTCATCGTGGTGATCACCGAGTACTACACCGGTACCAACAAGCGTCCGGTCAACTCGATCAGCCAGGCTTCGGTCACAGGTCACGGCACCAACGTGATCCAGGGCCTCGCCATTTCGCTTGAATCCACCGCTCTGCCGGCAATCGTCATCGTCGGCGGCATCATCTCGACCTACCAGCTTGCTGGCCTGTTCGGCACCGGTATCGCTGTCACCGCCATGCTCGGCATTGCCGGCATGATCGTGGCTCTCGACGCCTTCGGTCCGGTCACCGACAATGCCGGTGGCATTGCCGAAATGTCCGGTCTTCCGCCGGAAGTGCGTCAGGCAACCGACGCTCTTGATGCGGTCGGCAACACCACCAAGGCCGTGACCAAGGGCTACGCCATCGGCTCTGCCGGTCTCGGCGCACTGGTGCTGTTTGCTGCCTACTCGAACGACCTGAAGTTCTTTGCCGCCAAGGCAAATGCCGAAGGCTCAACGCTCTATCCTTACTTCAAGGACATGGGCGAGATCTCGTTCGATCTGTCCAATCCTTACGTGGTCGCAGGCCTGATCTTCGGCGGTCTGATCCCCTATCTGTTCGGCGGTATCGCCATGACAGCCGTGGGTCGCGCTGCGGGTTCGATCGTGGAAGAAGTCCGCGCTCAGTTCAAGGCAAAGCCAGGCATCATGGCAGGCACCGAAAAGCCTGACTATGGCCGCGCCGTGGACATCCTGACCAAGGCCGCGATCAAGGAAATGATCGTGCCGTCGTTGCTGCCGGTTCTGGCTCCGCTGTTCGTCTATTTCGGCGTGCTGCTGATCTCTGGCTCCAAGGCCTCGGCCTTTGCCGCACTGGGCGCATCGCTCCTGGGCGTGATCGTCAACGGCCTGTTCGTCGCCATCTCGATGACTTCGGGTGGTGGTGCATGGGACAACGCCAAAAAATCCTTTGAAGACGGTTTCGTCGACAAGGACGGCGTCAAGCACGAAAAGGGTTCCGATGCCCACAAGGCATCTGTGACCGGTGATACCGTCGGCGATCCTTACAAGGACACTGCCGGTCCGGCCGTCAATCCGGCCATCAAGATTACCAACATCGTGGCGTTGTTGCTGCTGGCCGTGCTCGCGCACTAA
- a CDS encoding ubiquinol-cytochrome C chaperone family protein: MIWNLFKRNKANQALVERQYAQITRSARSPVFYAEMGAPDTVMGRFEMITLHLVLYLRRTGTAGDASQGIAQEIVDAFFEDIDHSIRELGVGDTGVPKRMKKLARMFYGRAKSYGVAIAAGDSDALVDALRRNLHPDHPDTAPSMKALSEWMMITAQKLEDVSEETLAAGQLSFPEAN, translated from the coding sequence ATGATCTGGAACCTGTTCAAGCGAAATAAAGCCAATCAGGCTCTGGTTGAGAGGCAATATGCTCAGATCACCCGATCTGCTCGCTCTCCCGTATTCTATGCGGAAATGGGCGCGCCTGATACGGTAATGGGCCGTTTCGAGATGATTACACTGCATCTGGTGCTGTATCTTCGGCGAACCGGCACTGCGGGCGATGCCTCGCAGGGCATTGCCCAGGAAATTGTGGATGCCTTTTTTGAAGACATTGATCATTCCATCCGTGAACTGGGCGTGGGTGATACCGGCGTGCCCAAACGGATGAAGAAATTGGCTCGCATGTTCTATGGCCGGGCCAAATCCTATGGAGTGGCGATTGCCGCCGGTGACAGTGATGCCTTGGTCGATGCGTTAAGGCGCAACTTGCATCCCGACCACCCTGACACGGCGCCGTCGATGAAAGCACTCTCGGAGTGGATGATGATCACGGCGCAGAAGCTCGAGGACGTCTCCGAAGAAACGCTGGCCGCGGGGCAATTGTCTTTCCCCGAGGCGAATTGA
- a CDS encoding outer membrane protein assembly factor BamE codes for MRVFKATGRCLRLGTAIAVVSALALTGCSTGEVFNQGYVVDQTSLDLTPVGSSREQVLLSLGTPSTTATFDNEVFYYVSQKRTRAASFMKQKLVGQSVLAVYFDEEGTVKNIANYTLQDGRVFDMITRTTPTGGLDKSFLAQILSGAGGADGTRNSVARSILGGGT; via the coding sequence ATGAGAGTTTTCAAGGCAACCGGACGGTGTTTACGTCTCGGCACCGCAATCGCGGTCGTCTCAGCGCTCGCGCTAACCGGCTGTTCAACGGGTGAAGTGTTCAATCAGGGCTATGTCGTTGACCAGACATCACTGGACCTCACTCCCGTCGGGTCAAGCCGCGAGCAGGTCCTGTTGTCGCTGGGGACGCCGTCAACGACGGCGACCTTCGACAATGAGGTCTTCTACTATGTTTCTCAAAAGCGCACACGTGCGGCAAGTTTCATGAAGCAGAAGCTGGTCGGACAATCGGTGCTGGCGGTCTATTTTGATGAAGAAGGCACCGTCAAGAACATCGCCAACTACACACTGCAGGACGGCCGGGTGTTCGATATGATTACCCGCACCACTCCAACCGGTGGCCTCGACAAGTCCTTCCTGGCGCAAATTCTGTCTGGTGCAGGCGGGGCGGATGGAACACGGAATTCCGTCGCCCGATCTATTCTGGGCGGCGGCACCTGA